The following are from one region of the Nicotiana tabacum cultivar K326 chromosome 3, ASM71507v2, whole genome shotgun sequence genome:
- the LOC107781569 gene encoding uncharacterized protein LOC107781569 isoform X1: MNSIGPRLVVEVDLKKKPWEQNPPLHNRWHPEIPPVAEVRVGEVFRIEMVDFRGGGITQEYTAEDIKHADQSVVHYLSGPIKVVDTDGKPAEPGDLLTVEICNLGPLPGDEWGFTAIFDRDNGGGFLTDHFPCATKAIWYFEGIYAYSPHIPGVRFPGLVHPGIIGTAPSKELLNIWNERERKLEETGPQSLKLCEVLHSRPLANLPSTKGCILGKIQDGTPEWNRIANEAARTIPGRENGGNCDIKNLSRGSKIYLPVFVEGANLSTGDMHFSQGDGEVAFCGAIEMSGFLELKCEIIRNGMKEYLTPMGPTLLHVNPIFEIGPMEPRFSEWLVFEGISVDESGQQHYLDASVAYKRAVLSAIDYLSKFGYTKEQVYLLLSCCPCEGRISGIVDAPNAVATLAIPTAIFDQDIRPKVNKVPLGPRLVRNPGIPQCTYDGSLPITKNPLLH, encoded by the exons ATGAATTCAATAGGTCCAAGGTTGGTAGTAGAGGtagatttaaagaagaagccaTGGGAACAAAATCCACCTCTTCACAACCGGTGGCACCCGGAGATACCTCCGGTAGCAGAGGTACGAGTTGGAGAGGTGTTCAGGATTGAGATGGTGGATTTTCGTGGAGGTGGCATTACACAAGAATACACTGCCGAGGACATCAAGCATGCTGATCAGTCTGTT GTCCATTATCTTAGTGGACCAATAAAAGTTGTAGACACGGATGGAAAGCCAGCTGAACCAGGTGACCTTCTTACTGTTGAAATATGCAACTTGGGGCCTCTCCCTGGAGATGAATGGGGTTTTACTGCCATATTCGACAGAGATAACGGTGGCGGATTTCTAACAGACCATTTCCCCTGTGCAACTAAAGCCATTTGGTATTTCGAAGGAATATATGCCTACTCACCTCATATTCCAG GTGTAAGATTTCCTGGTTTAGTTCATCCTGGAATAATTGGAACAGCGCCTTCAAAAGAACTACTCAATATCTGGAATGAGAGAGAAAGGAAGCTTGAAGAAACTGGTCCCCAGTCTCTCAAATTATGTGAGGTCTTGCATTCAAGACCATTGGCTAACCTACCTTCAACAAAGGGGTGCATTCTTGGCAAG ATTCAAGATGGAACTCCTGAGTGGAATAGGATTGCCAATGAGGCTGCAAGAACAATACCTGGACGCGAAAATGGAGGAAATTGTGACATCAAAAATCTCAGCAGAGGTTCAAAAATATACCTTCCAGTATTTGTAGAAGGAGCAAACCTCAGTACTGGTGATATGCATTTTTCTCAAGGCGATGGTGAAGTAGCATTTTGTGGGGCAATAGAGATGAGTGGCTTCCTAGAGCTCAA GTGTGAAATCATAAGAAATGGAATGAAAGAATATCTTACTCCAATGGGACCCACACTGCTACACGTGAACCCAATATTTGAGATAGGGCCTATGGAACCAAGATTCTCGGAGTGGTTGGTGTTTGAGGGCATCAGCGTAGATGAAAGTGGACAACAGCACTATCTTGATGCAAGTGTTGCATACAAGCGTGCAGTGCTAAGTGCAATTGATTACCTGTCAAAGTTTGGCTACACAAAGGAACAG GTGTATCTTCTACTTTCGTGCTGTCCCTGTGAAGGAAGGATTTCAGGAATTGTTGATGCCCCCAATGCTGTAGCCACACTTGCCATTCCAACTGCGATATTTGACCAG GATATTCGCCCAAAGGTCAACAAAGTGCCTCTTGGGCCAAGACTTGTGAGGAATCCAGGAATTCCACAATGTACTTATGATGGCAGCCTGCCAATCACCAAAAATCCCTTGCTCCATTAA
- the LOC107781569 gene encoding uncharacterized protein LOC107781569 isoform X3 — translation MNSIGPRLVVEVDLKKKPWEQNPPLHNRWHPEIPPVAEVRVGEVFRIEMVDFRGGGITQEYTAEDIKHADQSVVHYLSGPIKVVDTDGKPAEPGDLLTVEICNLGPLPGDEWGFTAIFDRDNGGGFLTDHFPCATKAIWYFEGIYAYSPHIPGVRFPGLVHPGIIGTAPSKELLNIWNERERKLEETGPQSLKLCEVLHSRPLANLPSTKGCILGKIQDGTPEWNRIANEAARTIPGRENGGNCDIKNLSRGSKIYLPVFVEGANLSTGDMHFSQGDGEVAFCGAIEMSGFLELKCEIIRNGMKEYLTPMGPTLLHVNPIFEIGPMEPRFSEWLVFEGISVDESGQQHYLDASVAYKRAVLSAIDYLSKFGYTKEQVYLLLSCCPCEGRISGIVDAPNAVATLAIPTAIFDQIPVL, via the exons ATGAATTCAATAGGTCCAAGGTTGGTAGTAGAGGtagatttaaagaagaagccaTGGGAACAAAATCCACCTCTTCACAACCGGTGGCACCCGGAGATACCTCCGGTAGCAGAGGTACGAGTTGGAGAGGTGTTCAGGATTGAGATGGTGGATTTTCGTGGAGGTGGCATTACACAAGAATACACTGCCGAGGACATCAAGCATGCTGATCAGTCTGTT GTCCATTATCTTAGTGGACCAATAAAAGTTGTAGACACGGATGGAAAGCCAGCTGAACCAGGTGACCTTCTTACTGTTGAAATATGCAACTTGGGGCCTCTCCCTGGAGATGAATGGGGTTTTACTGCCATATTCGACAGAGATAACGGTGGCGGATTTCTAACAGACCATTTCCCCTGTGCAACTAAAGCCATTTGGTATTTCGAAGGAATATATGCCTACTCACCTCATATTCCAG GTGTAAGATTTCCTGGTTTAGTTCATCCTGGAATAATTGGAACAGCGCCTTCAAAAGAACTACTCAATATCTGGAATGAGAGAGAAAGGAAGCTTGAAGAAACTGGTCCCCAGTCTCTCAAATTATGTGAGGTCTTGCATTCAAGACCATTGGCTAACCTACCTTCAACAAAGGGGTGCATTCTTGGCAAG ATTCAAGATGGAACTCCTGAGTGGAATAGGATTGCCAATGAGGCTGCAAGAACAATACCTGGACGCGAAAATGGAGGAAATTGTGACATCAAAAATCTCAGCAGAGGTTCAAAAATATACCTTCCAGTATTTGTAGAAGGAGCAAACCTCAGTACTGGTGATATGCATTTTTCTCAAGGCGATGGTGAAGTAGCATTTTGTGGGGCAATAGAGATGAGTGGCTTCCTAGAGCTCAA GTGTGAAATCATAAGAAATGGAATGAAAGAATATCTTACTCCAATGGGACCCACACTGCTACACGTGAACCCAATATTTGAGATAGGGCCTATGGAACCAAGATTCTCGGAGTGGTTGGTGTTTGAGGGCATCAGCGTAGATGAAAGTGGACAACAGCACTATCTTGATGCAAGTGTTGCATACAAGCGTGCAGTGCTAAGTGCAATTGATTACCTGTCAAAGTTTGGCTACACAAAGGAACAG GTGTATCTTCTACTTTCGTGCTGTCCCTGTGAAGGAAGGATTTCAGGAATTGTTGATGCCCCCAATGCTGTAGCCACACTTGCCATTCCAACTGCGATATTTGACCAG atcccagtgctgtAG
- the LOC107781571 gene encoding uncharacterized protein LOC107781571, giving the protein MEEVRSSTAWVSTHSSHVTVDFSGIEKVAETMKNTLPKVEWDFEGIHYFDNGPLTVQYLLVLDTLNFCFWPDEDLSYDHLASGLKATLESDKTAFDADRLQKYTGPQLRKMLNWPRPLPLEDERVRLLHEVGLELERSFGGKASKLVESCDKSAAKLVTLIASHFPGFRDHTVYKGHQIFLYKRAQIFAADLWGAFKGQGYGDFEDISSITIFADYIVPAVLQQLGVLRYSSSVASIIKKNTEITSGSDEEVELRACSVYAVEQMKDLISKKTGKQVLSVELDLWLWAFGIKCPSLQHHRTLSIYY; this is encoded by the exons ATGGAAGAAGTTAGGTCCAGCACCGCTTGGGTTTCTACTCACTCCTCTCATGTTACCGTTGATTTCTCAG GCATTGAGAAGGTTGCTGAAACTATGAAGAATACATTGCCGAAAGTGGAGTGGGATTTTGAAGGGATACACTATTTTGATAACGGCCCACTCACTGTTCAATACTTGTTGGTCTTGGATACATTGAATTTTTGTTTCTGGCCAG ATGAGGACCTGAGTTATGATCATCTGGCATCTGGATTGAAGGCTACTCTTGAGAGTGACAAAACTGCATTTGATGCTGATCGTCTACAGAAATATACAG GTCCTCAGTTAAGGAAAATGTTGAACTGGCCGAGACCACTGCCTTTGGAGGATGAACGGGTGCGCTTATTGCATGAG GTTGGGCTTGAGCTTGAGAGGAGCTTTGGGGGAAAGGCATCTAAGCTTGTGGAGTCCTGCGACAAATCTGCTGCAAAGCTTGTCACTCTCATCGCTAGCCACTTTCCTG GCTTCCGTGATCACACGGTGTACAAAGGCCACCAGATTTTCTTGTATAAAAGAGCTCAAATttttgctgctgatttatggGGTGCATTTAAGGGTCAAGGATATGGTGATTTTGAAGACATAAGCTCAATAACCATATTTGCTGATTATATTGTTCCAGCTGTCCTTCAGCAGCTTGGAGTGCTGAGATATAGTTCATCCGTGGCCAGTATTATCAAGAAAAATACTGAAATTACCTCAGGCAGTGACGAGGAGGTAGAACTCCGAGCCTGCTCTGTCTATGCTGTGGAGCAAATGAAGGACTTGATCAGTAAAAAGACTGGGAAGCAG GTGTTGAGCGTGGAGCTGGATCTTTGGTTATGGgcttttggcataaaatgcccaTCTCTTCAACACCACAGGACACTCTCTATCTATTATTGA
- the LOC107781569 gene encoding uncharacterized protein LOC107781569 isoform X2 — translation MAPPTPRLIIPIDLKKKPWDQKLPLHNRWHPEIPPVTEIKTGEMFRIEMVDWTAGAIQDNNSAIDVKTIDLSTVHYLSGPIKVVDTDGKPAEPGDLLTVEICNLGPLPGDEWGFTAIFDRDNGGGFLTDHFPCATKAIWYFEGIYAYSPHIPGVRFPGLVHPGIIGTAPSKELLNIWNERERKLEETGPQSLKLCEVLHSRPLANLPSTKGCILGKIQDGTPEWNRIANEAARTIPGRENGGNCDIKNLSRGSKIYLPVFVEGANLSTGDMHFSQGDGEVAFCGAIEMSGFLELKCEIIRNGMKEYLTPMGPTLLHVNPIFEIGPMEPRFSEWLVFEGISVDESGQQHYLDASVAYKRAVLSAIDYLSKFGYTKEQVYLLLSCCPCEGRISGIVDAPNAVATLAIPTAIFDQDIRPKVNKVPLGPRLVRNPGIPQCTYDGSLPITKNPLLH, via the exons ATGGCTCCTCCAACTCCAAGACTAATAATCCCCATAGACCTAAAGAAGAAGCCATGGGATCAAAAGCTACCTCTCCACAATCGTTGGCACCCAGAGATACCTCCTGTAACAGAGATTAAAACCGGGGAGATGTTCCGAATTGAGATGGTTGATTGGACAGCAGGCGCTATTCAAGATAATAACTCTGCAATTGATGTAAAAACCATTGATCTATCCACT GTCCATTATCTTAGTGGACCAATAAAAGTTGTAGACACGGATGGAAAGCCAGCTGAACCAGGTGACCTTCTTACTGTTGAAATATGCAACTTGGGGCCTCTCCCTGGAGATGAATGGGGTTTTACTGCCATATTCGACAGAGATAACGGTGGCGGATTTCTAACAGACCATTTCCCCTGTGCAACTAAAGCCATTTGGTATTTCGAAGGAATATATGCCTACTCACCTCATATTCCAG GTGTAAGATTTCCTGGTTTAGTTCATCCTGGAATAATTGGAACAGCGCCTTCAAAAGAACTACTCAATATCTGGAATGAGAGAGAAAGGAAGCTTGAAGAAACTGGTCCCCAGTCTCTCAAATTATGTGAGGTCTTGCATTCAAGACCATTGGCTAACCTACCTTCAACAAAGGGGTGCATTCTTGGCAAG ATTCAAGATGGAACTCCTGAGTGGAATAGGATTGCCAATGAGGCTGCAAGAACAATACCTGGACGCGAAAATGGAGGAAATTGTGACATCAAAAATCTCAGCAGAGGTTCAAAAATATACCTTCCAGTATTTGTAGAAGGAGCAAACCTCAGTACTGGTGATATGCATTTTTCTCAAGGCGATGGTGAAGTAGCATTTTGTGGGGCAATAGAGATGAGTGGCTTCCTAGAGCTCAA GTGTGAAATCATAAGAAATGGAATGAAAGAATATCTTACTCCAATGGGACCCACACTGCTACACGTGAACCCAATATTTGAGATAGGGCCTATGGAACCAAGATTCTCGGAGTGGTTGGTGTTTGAGGGCATCAGCGTAGATGAAAGTGGACAACAGCACTATCTTGATGCAAGTGTTGCATACAAGCGTGCAGTGCTAAGTGCAATTGATTACCTGTCAAAGTTTGGCTACACAAAGGAACAG GTGTATCTTCTACTTTCGTGCTGTCCCTGTGAAGGAAGGATTTCAGGAATTGTTGATGCCCCCAATGCTGTAGCCACACTTGCCATTCCAACTGCGATATTTGACCAG GATATTCGCCCAAAGGTCAACAAAGTGCCTCTTGGGCCAAGACTTGTGAGGAATCCAGGAATTCCACAATGTACTTATGATGGCAGCCTGCCAATCACCAAAAATCCCTTGCTCCATTAA